ctcgaaacttcaacaaaagcccgtaccgagctactgagcgtctctcctgcagagtcttccactggagtttatctatcatctccgtaacgcttttgcgattactaaatgatcctgtaacaaagcgcgctgctctccgttggatcttctctatatcttctatcaaccctatctggtacggttcccacactgctgagcagtattcaagcagtgggcgaacaagcgtactgtaacctacttcctttgttttcggattgcatatccttaggattcttccgatgaatctcagtctggcatctgctttaccgacgattaattttatatagtcattccactttaaatcattcctaatgcctactcccagataatttatggaattgctgacctgctaaatgataaaggatctttctttctatttattcacagcacattacactcgtttacattgatattcaattgccattccctgcaccatgcgtcaattcgctgcagatcctcctgcctgATTTTCAgtgcaatttttcattgttacaacctctcgatataccacagcatcatccgcaaaaagcctcagtgaacttccgatgtcatccgcaaggtcatttatgtatattgtgaatagcaacggtccaacaacactcccctgcggcacacctaaaaatcactcttactttggaagcctTCTCtcaattaagaatgacatgctgcgttctgttatctaggaactcttcaatccaatcacacaattggtctgatagtccatatgcttttactttgttcattaaacgactgtggggaactgtatcgaacgccttgcggaagtcaagaaacacggcatctacctgggaacccgtgtctatggccctctgagtctcgtggatgaatagcgcgagctgagcttcacacaatcgtcttttttgaaacccatgctgattcctgcagagtagatttctagtttccagaaaagtcattgcactctaacacaatatgtgttccaaaattctacaactgatcgacattagagatataagtctatagttctgcacaatcccttcttgaaaacggggataacctgtgcccttttccaatcctttggaatgctacactcttctagactgctgcaagaaggggggcaagttccttcacgtactctgtgtaaaatcgaactggtatccatcAGGTCTAGCAGCCTTTCATCTTTTGagccattttaattgtttctctatccctttgtcgtctatttcgatatctaccattttgtcatctgtgcgacaatctagagaaggaactacagtgcagtcttcctctgtgaaacagctttggaaaaagacatttagcatttcggcctttagtctgtcatcctctgtttcagtaccattttggtcagagtgtctggacattttgttttgatccaccctactgctttgacataagaccaaaatttcttaggattttctgccaagtcagtacatagaactttacattcgaattcattgaacacctctcgcatggccctcctcacactacatttcgcttcgcatgatttttgtttgtctgcaaggcgttggctatgtttatgtttgctgtgaagttccctttgcttccgcagcagttttctaactctgttgttgtaccatggtggctctttcccatatcttacgatcttgcttggcacatactcatctaacgcatattgtatgatgattttgaactttgtccactgatactcaacactatctgtacttaaaacagatactctgaaatctgctttttgtcacttttgctaaacagaaatatcttcctaccttttttaatatttctatttacggctaaaagcatcgatgcagtaaccgctttatgatcgccaaTTCCCTGTTCCGCGTTAACTGTTTcaaccttgccgcgtctcaggaggcgtcttgtcgtacctagggagggaattctctgacctaaaaaacccacatgtgatgAGTACAGGgaatttttttgccttttttacacacacacacacacacacacacacacacacacacacacacacaatgctgctCAGACCTGATGTTtggtgctgctgccgccgccgccagagTGCAGATTTGTACTGCGGCCTCTGCATTGCTCCGCAGCACATTTATCCAACTGGCAGAGATCATCACCTCGGGATGGCTCGCTATGAAGTTCACAGCCGCACTCTCGAGCCGCGGACAGGAGTGCAGCACAGCTAGGACTGCAGTGGCGGCAGCGTTGTCCACACTCAGGCCCTGCGCCAGCTGCTGCTCGCACCTCTTTTTGAGCAACGGCAGGTCGTACTTGTCAGAGGCGGCCAACAGCTCGGCTGCCATGCTCGCTAGCTGCGGAGCTTCGTCGGTGTACACGAAACGCAGCAGCTGCCTCAGCACAGCTTCCCGCACGTCAGTTATCTCGATTCGACGACTGCGGGCTTCTTTCGTGTCGTTCCGGAACGTGGCAGCAAAGACGGGGCTCCTCGCCGCTAACACGAAACTGTGGGCCGGCAGCTGCGAGGTGCCGACCACCAGGGTCACGTCAGCACCCTCGCCGGATTCTAACAGAGCACCCATATCGCTCGCGAAACTGCCATCCTTGGTGTCGGTTGTAGCCATTACGATCGCTTCTGAAACACACGTGACACAACTTTAATTTTCAAACGTTACTAAATAGCAAATCTGTAGATTCTTTACATCTCTTATCAAACAAACACGTATTTCTCCTCCCAGCATTCATCCTTATTTAGCAGAATTGTAGTCTGTGTGCTGGTCACAACTACTTGTCTTCATGTATTTATTTCATACCCTGAATTGTCCTGTGGACTGCATTACTAAAGCACTGCTCAGATTAATCTGAATTCACTGTTGTGCTGCCTGTATAAACTAGATGAAACAATTTTCCTTCATCAGACCTGTCACCAGAGCCGCTTCTTACGGATGAGCCAGTATTCATTCCAGGAAAAAACTTCCTATCAAACACTGCATAATGAAAAACCGTTTACTATTTCAGAGAGAGAAAACACAGCAGAAGTCCCCTTTGGTGTGACAGTGACAGGAATGTTTCGGTTCGTGCCCCACTTAAATGATGTGTTTGGTTACACtgtttaaaaagttaaaaaaagtgatactaaaattaaaaaaatatttccctGGAAGATCTGGGGAATACTTCCCTGCCTCTCctccagaaaacacacacacacacacacacacacacacacacacacacacacacgcacacttgaAATGGAGGCAAGAGCTTGAGGAAACAATAACTGATCAAAAGGCAGATATATGTGTCTGGATGAGCACTGAACTAAAAGAGGATGGGCCAGCCACTTGGTGACACTCGACCTCCCACCTATGAGCTTAGGCTGTGGCCCAAATATGCTTTCTTACTCTCGTCTCACAGTCAGACAATAAAGAGGTCAGCTTCACCAGTCAAATTTAGTGTTATCACCTGGTACGAAGATAAAATGCACTATTAAAACATGGTACAAGGTGACTGTACACCATAAGTACCATATTCtgccggtagcgttctcgcttcccacgctcggggtcctgggttcgattccatctacatctacattgatactccgcaagccacccaacggtgtgtggcggagggcactttacgtgccactgtcattacctccctttcctgttccagtcgcgtatggttcgcgggaagaacgactgtctgaaagcctccgtgcgcgctctaatctctctaattttacattcgtgatctcctcgggaggtataagtagggggaagcaatatattcgatacctcatccagaaacgcaccctctcgaaacctggcgagcaagctacaccgcgatgcagagcgcctctcttgcagagtctgccactcgagtttgctaaacatctccgtaatgctatcacacttaccaaataaccctgtgacgaaacgcgccgctcttctttggatcttctctatctcctccgtcaacccgacctggtacggatcccacactgatgagcaatactcaagtataggtcgaacgagtgttttgtaagccacctcgtttgttgatggactacattttctaagcactctcccaatgaatctcaacctggtacctgccttaccaacaattaattttatatgatcattccacttcacatcgttccgtacgcatactcccagatattttacagaagtaactgctaccagtgtttgttccgctatcatataatcatacaataaagggtccttctttctatgtattcgcaatatattacatttgtctatgttaagggtcagttgccactccctgcaccaagtgcctatccgctgcagatcttcctgtatttcgctacaattttctaatgcagcaacttctctgtatactacagcatcatccgcgaaaagccgcatggaacttccgacactatctactaagtcatttatatatattgtgaaaagcaatggtcccataacactcccctgtggcacgccagaggttactttaacgtctgtagacgtctctccattgataaaccggcggggtcagggattttctctgcctcgtgatgactgggtgttgtgtgctgtccttaggttagttaggtttaagtagttctaagttctaggggactgatgaccatagatgttaagtcccatagtgctcagagccatttgaaccatttttgaaccatattctGCAGTGGGTGGGATCCCGCCTCCCCCGCCCCCAAACAAATTCAGGTATAAAGCGACGCTTTTATATATAACGTACAAATCACAGATttcttttttttggtagggtttaagggcgctcaactgctgaggtcattagcgcccagtcactggtgttagagcaaatggaatatgctaaaactcaaggggatggggggacaccagaagtacctgacaaagatgcagataaaataagtaaaaaggttaaatgtctttggataagccagttaaagttataaaacgcagaatacgagcagctgctcgagcgtcatcagctaaaacaccgggtcaccggagagcaggtagcggtggctaaaccggcaatgcccaatccgcaacctggtcagaaggacctcctcacgctgagatggtcgggaggatgttgtccaagcagttgggagcggttttactgcccggagcttgtttcctcggagggatgaccaagcatcccaccacaacgacacaagcctcttacaaacatccccacgaatgtcagatgacgggacacaatgggaggctggccgaggcaggaggactgcagccttggctgcagcatccgcagcctcattcccaggcactcctacatgtccgggaacccacagaaagctgagagaaccaccattattagcgaaagaatggagggactgctgtatacgttgaatcaagggatggaccggatagggagctccaaggctctgaagagcactgagtgagtcagagcagagtacatacgatgaatggcggtggcgccgggcatactgaacggcctgatggagagcaaaaagctcggccgtaaagctggaacattggtcgaggagccggtatttaaaggtggcggccccaacgacaaaggcacagccgacaccatcgtcagttttggagccatcggtataaataaaggtgtgaccggcaagtcgagcacgaagttcgacaaaccgtgagcaatacactgcagccggagtaccctccttcgggagtgagctgaggtcgagataaataggaaccggagtctggagccaaggtggtgtcgggctctcaccctctctgaaggtggtagggagggcaaaatccaattgtcgaagaaggcgacggaagcggactccggggggcagcagggcagacacatacaacccgtactgacggtcgagagaatcggcgaagaaggactcgtgagaggggtggtcgggcatagacaacagccggcaggcataccgacacagcagtacgtcgcgccggtaggtcaatggtaactcggcagcttcagcataaagactctccacaggactagtgtagaaggctccggtcgcaagacgtatcccccgatggtggatggagttgagccggcgtaagagggacggccgagcggacgagtagacgaagctcccataatccagcttcgatcggactatggaccgatacaagcgaagcaggacagtgcgatccgctccccaagatgaaccgctaagaactctgaggacattaagggaatgtgtacaacgggccgccaaataagagacatgtggagaccaacacagtttcctgtccaacgtgagccctagaaacttagttgtgtccacgaatgggagaacaacgggaccgagatgtaaggatggcggaaggaacgctttatatcgccaaaagttgatacaaactgtcttctcttcagagaaccggaagccattggccacgctccatgagtagaggctgtctagacaacgctgaaggcagcgctccaggaggcatgttctctgggcactgcagtagatcgcgaagtcatcgacaaagagagagcctgagacattaggtggaatgcaatccataattggattgatcgctatggcaaaaagggctacgctcaagacggagccctgaggtactccgttct
This DNA window, taken from Schistocerca serialis cubense isolate TAMUIC-IGC-003099 chromosome 11, iqSchSeri2.2, whole genome shotgun sequence, encodes the following:
- the LOC126426979 gene encoding poly [ADP-ribose] polymerase tankyrase-like — translated: MATTDTKDGSFASDMGALLESGEGADVTLVVGTSQLPAHSFVLAARSPVFAATFRNDTKEARSRRIEITDVREAVLRQLLRFVYTDEAPQLASMAAELLAASDKYDLPLLKKRCEQQLAQGLSVDNAAATAVLAVLHSCPRLESAAVNFIASHPEVMISASWINVLRSNAEAAVQICTLAAAAAAPNIRTSSVKQTSPVNQTQNMAARLTEAARCGRVDELQNLLAEGAPVDARDTSGFTALHLAVMNTGKSKLFGLDTASDVGLRTVKCLLNAGANVNAEDSNKQTPLHLAAYRGDLKILWVLLTSPVQLNARDRWGKTPLHWAATKKNNEVTRMLLLAGADKKARDGEGFTPEDMANSSTKNLFSVY